One genomic region from Bradyrhizobium icense encodes:
- a CDS encoding M3 family oligoendopeptidase translates to MSAKSATSRAHKTSRKSAMSKATAARKTTAAKSKTGELPEWNLSDLYSGIDAPEIARDLQKMDADCVAFETDYKGKLAEGIAGDDGGSWLAEAVRRYEAIDDLAGRLGSYAGLVHAGDSVDPTISKFYGDVSERLTAASLHLLFFALELNRIDDAVIEHAMQTPELGHYRPWIEDLRKDKPYQLEDRVEQLFHEKSQSGYAAWNRLFDQTISGLRFKVGAKELAIEPTLNLLQDRTPEKRKAAAQALAKTFKDNERTFALITNTLAKDKEISDRWRGFQDVADSRHLNNRVEREVVDALVGSVRAAYPRLSHRYYNLKAGWFKKKKLAHWDRNAPLPFAATGTIAWPEAQKMVLTAYRGFSSEMAAIAERFFTDRWIDAPVRPGKAPGAFSHPTTPSAHPYVLMNYQGKPRDVMTLAHELGHGVHQVLAAKNGALMAPTPLTLAETASVFGEMLTFKRLLSQTKNAKQRQALLAGKVEDMINTVVRQIAFYSFERALHTERKNGELTAERIGQIWLSVQGESLGPAIDIRPGYENFWMYIPHFIHSPFYVYAYAFGDCLVNSLYAVYENATEGFAERYLAMLAAGGTKHYSELLKPFGLDAKDPKFWDGGLSVIAGMIDELEAMG, encoded by the coding sequence ATGAGCGCAAAATCTGCGACATCCCGAGCCCACAAGACGTCCCGCAAATCCGCAATGAGCAAGGCAACCGCCGCCCGCAAGACGACGGCAGCCAAATCCAAGACCGGCGAGCTACCGGAATGGAATCTGTCCGATCTCTATTCCGGCATCGACGCCCCCGAAATCGCACGCGATCTGCAAAAGATGGATGCGGACTGCGTTGCGTTCGAGACGGACTACAAGGGCAAGCTGGCGGAAGGCATCGCCGGGGACGATGGCGGAAGTTGGCTCGCAGAGGCGGTCAGGCGCTACGAGGCTATCGATGATCTCGCCGGCCGGCTCGGCTCCTATGCGGGCCTCGTTCATGCCGGCGACAGCGTCGATCCCACGATCTCCAAATTCTATGGCGACGTCTCCGAGCGGCTGACGGCGGCCTCGCTGCATCTCTTGTTCTTCGCGCTCGAACTCAACCGCATCGACGATGCCGTGATCGAGCATGCGATGCAGACGCCGGAGCTCGGGCACTACCGGCCGTGGATCGAGGACCTGCGCAAGGATAAGCCGTATCAGCTCGAAGATCGCGTCGAGCAACTGTTTCACGAAAAATCCCAGAGCGGCTACGCCGCCTGGAACCGGCTGTTCGACCAGACCATCTCCGGCCTGCGCTTCAAGGTCGGGGCCAAGGAGCTCGCGATCGAGCCGACGCTCAATCTGCTGCAGGACCGCACGCCGGAAAAGCGCAAGGCGGCCGCACAGGCGCTGGCCAAGACTTTCAAGGACAACGAGCGGACCTTTGCGCTGATCACGAACACCCTCGCCAAGGACAAAGAGATTTCCGACCGCTGGCGCGGTTTCCAGGACGTTGCGGATTCGCGGCACCTCAATAACCGCGTCGAGCGCGAAGTCGTCGATGCCCTGGTCGGCTCGGTTCGCGCGGCCTATCCACGGCTGTCGCACCGCTATTACAATCTGAAAGCCGGCTGGTTCAAAAAGAAGAAGCTCGCGCATTGGGACCGCAACGCGCCGCTGCCGTTCGCGGCGACCGGCACCATCGCCTGGCCGGAAGCGCAGAAGATGGTGCTGACGGCGTATCGCGGCTTTTCATCCGAGATGGCCGCGATTGCGGAACGTTTCTTCACCGACCGCTGGATTGATGCGCCGGTGCGGCCGGGCAAGGCGCCGGGTGCGTTCTCGCACCCGACCACGCCCTCGGCGCATCCCTACGTCTTGATGAACTACCAGGGCAAGCCGCGCGACGTGATGACGCTGGCGCATGAGCTCGGTCATGGCGTGCACCAGGTGCTGGCCGCGAAGAACGGCGCGCTGATGGCGCCGACGCCGCTGACGCTTGCGGAGACGGCAAGTGTGTTCGGCGAGATGCTGACCTTCAAGCGGCTCCTGTCGCAGACCAAGAACGCGAAACAGCGCCAGGCGCTGCTGGCCGGCAAGGTCGAGGACATGATCAACACCGTGGTGCGGCAGATCGCGTTCTATTCGTTCGAGCGCGCCTTGCACACCGAGCGCAAGAACGGCGAACTGACCGCCGAGCGCATCGGCCAGATCTGGCTCAGCGTGCAGGGTGAAAGCCTCGGGCCGGCCATCGACATCCGTCCGGGCTACGAGAATTTCTGGATGTACATTCCGCACTTCATCCATTCGCCGTTCTACGTTTACGCCTATGCGTTCGGCGATTGCCTGGTGAACTCGCTTTACGCGGTCTACGAAAACGCCACCGAGGGTTTCGCCGAGCGCTATCTCGCCATGCTCGCAGCCGGCGGCACCAAGCATTATTCTGAACTGCTCAAGCCGTTTGGCCTGGATGCCAAGGATCCCAAATTCTGGGACGGTGGGCTTTCGGTCATCGCAGGCATGATCGACGAGCTGGAAGCGATGGGCTGA
- a CDS encoding intradiol ring-cleavage dioxygenase: MIDTPTRRVVLGAGVFAAGSLLMIDGSMAQAPLAPTPECHDGEAATLPQTEGPFFKPSSPERIELLEEGMAGQPIELVGFVLTRACKPVAGALLDFWQADDKGRYDNSGFRLRGHQFSDAEGRYRLRSVVPGAYVGRTRHIHVKVQPRGGRVLTTQLYFPGESLNRTDGLFRKELLMRTAKNAGWLAGRFDFVVG, translated from the coding sequence ATGATCGACACCCCGACGCGACGCGTTGTACTTGGAGCGGGAGTCTTCGCAGCCGGTTCGCTGCTCATGATCGATGGCAGCATGGCTCAGGCCCCGCTTGCACCCACGCCGGAATGCCACGATGGCGAGGCGGCAACATTGCCGCAAACCGAAGGGCCATTTTTCAAGCCGTCGTCGCCTGAGCGGATCGAACTGCTCGAAGAAGGCATGGCGGGACAGCCGATCGAACTGGTCGGCTTCGTTCTTACCCGCGCCTGCAAACCGGTCGCCGGCGCCTTGCTGGATTTCTGGCAGGCCGACGACAAGGGCCGCTACGACAATTCCGGCTTTCGCCTGCGCGGTCACCAGTTCTCCGATGCGGAAGGGCGCTACCGGTTGCGCAGCGTCGTCCCCGGCGCCTATGTCGGCCGTACACGCCATATCCACGTGAAGGTGCAGCCGCGCGGCGGCCGCGTGCTGACCACCCAGCTCTATTTCCCGGGCGAATCGCTGAACCGCACCGACGGCCTGTTTCGCAAGGAATTGCTTATGCGCACGGCCAAGAACGCCGGCTGGCTCGCTGGGCGTTTCGATTTCGTAGTCGGGTAG
- a CDS encoding AbrB/MazE/SpoVT family DNA-binding domain-containing protein: MNDHSKIAPDARGQLIGTVEIKKIGNSSGIILSKDVLARMNVTVGDKLYATLTPDGGFRLTPYDPDFEKAMEIARRGMKRYHNALAELAK; encoded by the coding sequence ATGAACGATCATTCCAAGATTGCGCCCGATGCCCGCGGTCAGTTGATCGGAACGGTTGAGATCAAAAAGATTGGAAATTCCTCGGGAATTATCCTCTCCAAGGATGTGCTCGCGCGGATGAACGTCACCGTCGGCGACAAGCTTTATGCCACGCTGACGCCGGATGGTGGCTTCCGGCTCACCCCTTATGATCCGGATTTTGAGAAGGCGATGGAAATCGCAAGGCGTGGGATGAAGCGCTATCACAACGCGTTGGCCGAACTCGCCAAATGA
- a CDS encoding type II toxin-antitoxin system death-on-curing family toxin, with product MTEPFWLTRQMIVAIHDEQLTIHGGASGLRDEGMLESALDRPKNRWAYEQAELAELAAAYAFGIARNHPFVDGNKRTSLLALYTFLGVNGIDFIVPEAEAAAIILSLAAGEVSEESLARWIRDNWPSE from the coding sequence ATGACTGAGCCGTTTTGGCTTACCCGCCAGATGATTGTTGCAATTCACGACGAGCAACTGACGATCCACGGCGGCGCGAGCGGATTGCGCGACGAGGGCATGCTTGAATCTGCACTCGACCGGCCGAAAAACAGATGGGCATACGAGCAGGCTGAGCTGGCCGAATTGGCCGCAGCCTATGCTTTCGGCATCGCGCGCAATCATCCGTTTGTTGATGGCAACAAGCGAACCTCGTTGCTCGCGCTGTATACCTTTCTTGGTGTCAATGGCATCGACTTTATCGTGCCTGAGGCAGAGGCGGCCGCCATCATCCTTTCCCTTGCCGCAGGCGAGGTCAGCGAAGAAAGCCTGGCCCGCTGGATCCGGGATAATTGGCCTTCCGAATGA
- a CDS encoding aa3-type cytochrome c oxidase subunit IV — protein sequence MADHNEVAYTTADGNDYQAHEQTYEGFIMLVKYGTIAVVIIVALMGYFLT from the coding sequence ATGGCAGACCATAACGAAGTGGCCTACACGACCGCTGACGGCAACGACTATCAGGCCCATGAGCAGACCTATGAAGGGTTCATCATGCTGGTCAAATACGGCACCATTGCCGTCGTAATCATTGTCGCCCTGATGGGCTATTTCCTGACCTGA
- a CDS encoding Re/Si-specific NAD(P)(+) transhydrogenase subunit alpha — MKIAVAKEIDPSEPRVAASPDTVKKFKALGAEVAIEPGAGIKSGLPDSEFTAVGATVSADALKDADIIIKVKRPEASELSQYKRGALVIAIMDPYGNEAALKTIADAGVSAFAMELMPRITRAQVMDVLSSQANLAGYRAVIEAAESFGRAFPMMMTAAGTVPAAKVFVMGVGVAGLQAIATARRLGAVVTATDVRPATKEQVESLGAKFLAVEDEEFKNAQTAGGYAKEMSKEYQAKQAVLTAEHVKKQDIVITTALIPGRPAPRLVSTEMVKSMKPGSVLVDLAVERGGNVEGAKAGEVVDVEGIKIVGYTNVAGRVAQSASGLYARNLFSFIETMIDKANKALAVNWEDELVKATALTKDGAVIHPNFQPKA; from the coding sequence ATGAAAATTGCCGTTGCCAAGGAAATCGATCCGTCCGAACCGCGGGTTGCCGCTTCCCCGGACACCGTCAAGAAATTCAAGGCGCTGGGCGCTGAAGTCGCGATCGAACCGGGTGCGGGCATCAAGTCGGGCCTGCCGGATTCCGAATTCACCGCCGTGGGCGCCACCGTCAGCGCGGACGCGTTGAAGGACGCTGACATCATCATCAAGGTGAAACGTCCAGAGGCCTCGGAGCTTTCGCAATACAAGCGCGGCGCGCTGGTGATCGCGATCATGGACCCCTACGGAAATGAGGCGGCGCTGAAGACGATCGCGGACGCCGGCGTCTCGGCATTTGCGATGGAGTTGATGCCGCGCATTACGCGCGCGCAGGTCATGGACGTGCTGTCTTCGCAGGCGAATCTCGCCGGCTATCGTGCGGTAATCGAGGCGGCCGAGTCCTTTGGCCGCGCCTTCCCGATGATGATGACGGCGGCCGGCACCGTGCCGGCGGCAAAGGTGTTCGTGATGGGCGTCGGCGTTGCCGGCCTGCAGGCAATTGCGACCGCGCGCCGGCTTGGTGCCGTCGTCACCGCAACCGACGTGCGGCCGGCGACGAAAGAGCAGGTCGAGTCGCTCGGCGCCAAATTCCTCGCGGTCGAGGACGAAGAGTTCAAGAACGCCCAGACCGCCGGTGGCTACGCCAAGGAAATGTCGAAAGAGTACCAGGCCAAGCAGGCCGTACTCACCGCCGAGCACGTCAAGAAGCAGGACATCGTCATCACCACGGCCCTGATCCCGGGCCGCCCCGCGCCAAGGCTCGTCAGCACCGAGATGGTCAAATCGATGAAGCCGGGTTCGGTGCTGGTCGATCTTGCCGTCGAGCGCGGCGGCAACGTCGAGGGCGCGAAGGCCGGCGAAGTCGTCGATGTCGAAGGCATCAAGATCGTCGGCTACACCAATGTCGCCGGCCGCGTGGCGCAATCGGCATCCGGCCTTTATGCCCGCAACCTGTTTTCGTTCATCGAGACCATGATCGACAAGGCGAACAAAGCGCTCGCGGTCAATTGGGAAGACGAACTGGTGAAAGCCACCGCGCTGACCAAGGATGGCGCCGTCATCCATCCGAACTTCCAGCCGAAAGCCTAA
- a CDS encoding proton-translocating transhydrogenase family protein translates to MEHVVQAVDPFVFRLSIFVLAVFVGYFVVWSVTPALHTPLMSVTNAISSVIVVGALLAVGVGMISSGSGWARGFGFIALIFACVNIFGGFLVTQRMLAMYKKKVK, encoded by the coding sequence ATGGAGCATGTCGTCCAAGCCGTCGATCCCTTCGTCTTCCGGCTGTCGATTTTCGTCCTCGCCGTCTTCGTCGGCTACTTCGTAGTCTGGTCGGTGACCCCTGCGCTGCATACGCCGCTGATGTCGGTGACCAACGCGATCTCCTCGGTGATCGTGGTCGGCGCGTTGCTCGCGGTCGGCGTCGGCATGATCTCCAGCGGCTCAGGCTGGGCGCGCGGCTTCGGCTTCATCGCGCTGATCTTCGCCTGCGTGAACATTTTCGGCGGCTTCCTTGTCACCCAGCGCATGCTGGCGATGTACAAGAAGAAGGTGAAGTGA
- a CDS encoding NAD(P)(+) transhydrogenase (Re/Si-specific) subunit beta, with protein sequence MNANLAAVLYLVAGVLFILSLRGLSSPASSRQGNLFGMIGMAIAVATTLASHPPADAVAWVLVILGIAIGGTIGAVIARRVPMTSMPELVAAFHSLVGMAAVLVAAGAFYAPEAFDIGTPGAIHASSLVEMSLGVAIGALTFTGSVIAFLKLSARMSGAPIILPGRHIINIALALALVFFIFGLVRSGSAIDFWLITIIALVLGVLMIIPIGGADMPVVISMLNSYSGWAAAGIGFTLGNSALIITGALVGSSGAILSYIMCHAMNRSFISVILGGFGGETAAAGGGSGEQKPAKLGSADDAAFIMKNASKVIIVPGYGMAVAQAQHALREMSDMLKKEGVEVKYAIHPVAGRMPGHMNVLLAEANVPYDEVFELEDINSEFAQADIAFVIGANDVTNPAAEEDKTSPIYGMPVLQVWKAGTVMFIKRSLASGYAGIDNPLFYRDNTMMLLGDAKKVTENIVKGM encoded by the coding sequence ATGAACGCCAATCTGGCAGCAGTTCTTTATCTTGTGGCGGGTGTGCTGTTCATCCTGTCGCTGCGCGGGCTGTCGAGCCCGGCATCGTCCCGCCAGGGCAATCTGTTCGGCATGATCGGCATGGCGATCGCGGTCGCCACCACGCTCGCCAGTCATCCGCCGGCGGACGCTGTCGCCTGGGTGCTGGTCATCCTCGGCATCGCCATCGGCGGGACGATCGGGGCCGTGATCGCGCGGCGCGTGCCGATGACGTCGATGCCGGAACTGGTCGCGGCTTTTCACTCGCTGGTCGGCATGGCCGCGGTGCTGGTCGCGGCCGGCGCCTTCTATGCGCCCGAAGCGTTCGATATCGGCACGCCAGGCGCCATTCACGCTTCCAGCCTGGTCGAAATGTCGCTCGGCGTCGCGATCGGCGCGCTGACCTTCACCGGTTCGGTGATTGCCTTCCTGAAGCTTTCCGCGCGCATGAGCGGTGCGCCGATCATCCTGCCCGGCCGTCACATCATCAACATCGCGCTCGCGCTTGCGCTGGTGTTCTTCATTTTCGGCCTGGTCCGCTCCGGCAGCGCGATCGACTTCTGGCTGATCACCATCATCGCGCTGGTGCTCGGCGTACTCATGATCATCCCGATCGGCGGTGCCGACATGCCGGTCGTGATTTCGATGCTGAATTCCTATTCCGGCTGGGCCGCGGCCGGCATCGGCTTCACGCTCGGCAATTCCGCCCTGATCATCACGGGCGCGCTGGTCGGCTCCTCGGGCGCGATCCTGTCCTACATCATGTGCCACGCGATGAACCGCTCCTTCATTTCGGTCATCCTCGGCGGCTTCGGCGGCGAAACGGCGGCCGCGGGCGGCGGCTCCGGCGAACAGAAGCCCGCCAAGCTCGGCTCGGCCGACGACGCCGCCTTCATCATGAAGAATGCGTCGAAGGTCATCATCGTGCCCGGCTACGGCATGGCCGTAGCGCAGGCGCAGCACGCGCTGCGCGAAATGAGCGACATGCTCAAGAAGGAAGGCGTCGAGGTGAAGTACGCGATTCACCCGGTCGCGGGCCGCATGCCCGGTCACATGAACGTGCTGCTCGCGGAAGCCAACGTGCCCTATGACGAGGTGTTCGAGCTCGAGGACATCAATTCCGAATTCGCCCAGGCCGACATCGCCTTCGTGATCGGCGCCAACGACGTCACCAACCCGGCCGCGGAAGAAGACAAGACCTCGCCGATCTACGGCATGCCGGTGCTGCAGGTCTGGAAAGCCGGCACCGTGATGTTCATCAAGCGCTCGCTGGCATCGGGCTATGCCGGCATCGACAATCCGCTGTTCTATCGCGATAACACCATGATGCTGCTCGGTGACGCCAAGAAGGTCACCGAGAACATCGTCAAGGGGATGTAA
- a CDS encoding alpha/beta hydrolase produces MTGLKWLLIIVSAGYVCSLLALFFAQRAVLFPAPTGVRTPPQAAGFPEAEEHVLTTADGEKVIVWHVPAKSGRPVVLYFHGNGDYLAGFFGRFRGLIADGIGVVALSYRGYAGSSGRPSEQGLLQDAAAAYAFTAARYSPDKIVAWGFSLGTGVAVALAGEQPVGKLILESAYTSIVDVAASAFWFAPVRLFMRDRFHSDRHIARIRVPLLMMHGALDPTIPVAFGERLFALANEPKRFVRLARGGHNDLDNFGAIEIARNFINLAQGWSQHGRAYLPSTNRGT; encoded by the coding sequence ATGACCGGGCTGAAATGGCTGCTGATCATAGTTTCGGCGGGTTATGTCTGTAGTCTGCTGGCGTTGTTCTTCGCGCAGCGTGCCGTGCTGTTTCCTGCCCCGACAGGCGTGCGCACGCCGCCGCAAGCGGCCGGCTTTCCGGAAGCAGAAGAACATGTCCTGACGACAGCCGACGGTGAGAAGGTCATCGTCTGGCATGTTCCGGCCAAGTCGGGGCGTCCGGTCGTCCTCTACTTCCACGGCAATGGCGATTATCTCGCCGGCTTCTTCGGCCGCTTTCGCGGCCTGATCGCCGACGGGATAGGGGTCGTCGCGCTGTCCTATCGTGGCTATGCCGGTTCGAGCGGGCGGCCGAGCGAGCAGGGATTGCTGCAGGACGCCGCGGCGGCCTATGCCTTCACGGCAGCGCGATACAGCCCGGACAAAATCGTTGCGTGGGGATTCTCGCTTGGCACCGGCGTCGCAGTGGCGCTGGCGGGCGAACAGCCGGTCGGAAAGCTGATCCTGGAATCGGCCTATACTTCCATTGTGGACGTCGCCGCGTCGGCATTTTGGTTCGCGCCGGTGCGGCTATTTATGCGCGATCGATTCCACTCCGACCGGCACATCGCCCGGATCAGGGTTCCGCTGCTCATGATGCATGGCGCGCTCGATCCCACGATACCCGTTGCCTTTGGCGAACGGCTGTTCGCGCTGGCGAACGAGCCGAAACGGTTTGTCCGCCTTGCCCGGGGAGGTCATAACGATCTCGACAATTTCGGCGCGATTGAAATCGCGCGGAATTTTATCAACCTTGCGCAGGGATGGTCGCAGCATGGACGGGCATATCTTCCGTCCACGAACCGGGGAACGTGA
- a CDS encoding Na+/H+ antiporter subunit E encodes MGMRHLGLAGFLFAFWLVLSGHYTPMLVAAGAVSAVLCVLAMIRGRVADAEGFPIELLSGAVTYFPWLLREIAKSAWAVTKIILHPNLPISPTMTVVRASQRTSTGVATYANSITLTPGTITVGVNGSELTVHALVSEGALDLEGGAMDRRVSQFEGRA; translated from the coding sequence ATGGGGATGCGGCACCTTGGTCTGGCGGGCTTTCTGTTCGCTTTCTGGCTCGTGCTATCAGGGCATTATACGCCGATGCTCGTGGCAGCCGGCGCCGTCAGTGCGGTGCTGTGCGTCCTCGCCATGATCCGCGGGCGTGTGGCCGATGCCGAAGGGTTCCCGATCGAGCTGTTGTCGGGAGCGGTTACCTATTTCCCGTGGTTGCTTCGCGAAATCGCCAAATCGGCATGGGCAGTCACCAAGATTATCCTGCATCCCAACCTGCCGATCTCGCCCACGATGACGGTCGTTCGAGCCAGCCAAAGGACGAGCACCGGCGTGGCGACCTATGCCAATTCGATCACGCTCACGCCCGGCACGATCACTGTCGGCGTGAACGGCAGCGAGCTCACCGTTCATGCCTTGGTAAGCGAGGGTGCGCTGGATCTCGAAGGTGGCGCGATGGACCGCCGCGTCAGCCAGTTCGAGGGCAGGGCGTGA
- a CDS encoding monovalent cation/H+ antiporter complex subunit F encodes MFAAAAAAILAALALAITRAIKGPTVFDRVLAGNAVGNLAIVLLAVVGFLTGRPEFLDVGLTYGLLNLIGTLAVLKFFRHGDLAYAADEEQRS; translated from the coding sequence ATGTTCGCTGCTGCCGCTGCCGCCATTCTCGCTGCTCTTGCCCTTGCGATCACGCGCGCCATCAAGGGGCCCACCGTGTTCGATCGCGTGCTTGCAGGCAACGCCGTCGGTAACCTTGCGATTGTGCTGCTCGCCGTCGTTGGCTTCCTGACGGGGCGTCCGGAATTCCTCGACGTCGGACTGACTTATGGCCTGCTCAATCTGATAGGCACTCTCGCGGTGCTGAAGTTCTTCCGTCACGGAGATCTCGCTTACGCAGCCGACGAGGAGCAGAGATCATGA
- the mnhG gene encoding monovalent cation/H(+) antiporter subunit G translates to MTIVVEIASWGLILLGSFFTLVGAFGLVRMPEVFTRMHAASVTDTLGVGFLILGMCLQAGLGLVTLKLVFLLALFFFTGPVVTHALAQACLHQGINPELAEDRRSVARLQSADPDGRLP, encoded by the coding sequence ATGACGATCGTCGTCGAGATTGCGAGCTGGGGGCTGATCCTCCTCGGTTCGTTCTTCACCCTCGTAGGTGCTTTCGGGCTCGTCCGCATGCCGGAAGTCTTCACCCGCATGCACGCGGCGAGCGTCACCGACACGCTCGGCGTCGGCTTTTTGATCCTCGGCATGTGCTTGCAGGCCGGCTTGGGCCTGGTGACGCTGAAGCTCGTGTTTCTTCTGGCGCTGTTCTTCTTCACCGGCCCGGTGGTGACGCATGCGCTCGCCCAGGCATGCCTGCATCAGGGAATCAATCCGGAGCTGGCGGAAGACCGCCGCAGCGTCGCCCGCCTGCAGTCTGCCGACCCGGATGGGAGGCTGCCATAG
- a CDS encoding DUF4040 domain-containing protein, whose protein sequence is MTLLAVVTIAIVRQRSLFGVVILASVYSFLMASVLVVLDAVDVAMTEASVGAGVSTVLLLATLHLIKTTEIRSVRSHLMPLVIAVGTGAILVWGTLVLPPFGTPEAVIHQHVAPRYVADTIKETGVPNVVTSVLADYRGYDTLGETTVIFTAGIGVLLLLHRARRRGRPNDGETSR, encoded by the coding sequence ATGACGCTGCTTGCGGTAGTGACGATCGCCATCGTGCGCCAGCGCAGCCTGTTCGGTGTCGTCATTCTCGCCAGCGTCTACAGCTTTCTGATGGCGAGTGTACTGGTCGTGCTCGACGCTGTGGACGTAGCGATGACCGAGGCGTCGGTCGGGGCCGGTGTCTCCACAGTGCTGTTGCTCGCAACCTTGCATTTGATCAAGACAACCGAGATCCGCTCTGTCCGGTCGCATCTCATGCCCTTGGTTATCGCGGTCGGCACCGGCGCGATTCTCGTCTGGGGTACGCTCGTCCTGCCGCCGTTCGGCACCCCCGAAGCGGTAATCCACCAGCACGTCGCGCCGCGCTATGTCGCGGATACGATCAAGGAGACCGGTGTTCCGAACGTCGTGACGTCGGTTCTGGCGGACTACCGCGGCTACGATACGCTCGGCGAGACGACTGTCATCTTCACCGCAGGCATCGGGGTCCTGCTGCTGCTGCACAGGGCACGACGGCGAGGTCGCCCCAATGATGGGGAGACGTCGCGGTGA
- a CDS encoding Na(+)/H(+) antiporter subunit B, producing the protein MSLDLILRVGTKLILPFILLFALYVQFHGDYGPGGGFQAGVIAASAIILLSITFGLDAAHRIAPQRLVELMVPLGVLIYAGTGAAGLLMGKNYLDYSVLAHDAVHGHELGIFLVEAGVLITVAGTMTALFYAFAERGR; encoded by the coding sequence GTGAGCCTCGACCTGATCCTGCGCGTCGGCACCAAGCTGATCCTGCCGTTCATCCTGCTATTCGCGCTCTACGTTCAGTTCCACGGCGACTATGGCCCGGGCGGCGGGTTTCAGGCCGGCGTCATTGCGGCCAGCGCCATCATCCTGCTCTCGATCACTTTCGGCCTCGATGCGGCGCATCGCATCGCGCCGCAGCGGCTGGTGGAGCTTATGGTACCGCTCGGGGTGCTGATCTATGCCGGTACCGGCGCTGCTGGCTTGCTGATGGGCAAGAATTACCTCGATTACTCCGTGCTCGCGCATGATGCAGTCCATGGCCACGAACTCGGTATATTCCTGGTCGAGGCCGGCGTGCTGATCACGGTCGCGGGTACCATGACCGCCCTGTTTTATGCCTTCGCCGAGCGGGGGCGATGA
- a CDS encoding cation:proton antiporter subunit C yields MMETLAAALSHYNYVITIFLMMIGLYIVVVRGNMVKKLIGLSIFQTSVYLLYIAPGKIIGGTAPIIDPAFKLYSNPLPHVLILTAIVVGMATLALGLALVVRINEAYGTIEEDEIFERDRET; encoded by the coding sequence ATGATGGAAACACTCGCGGCTGCCCTTAGTCACTACAACTATGTCATCACCATTTTTCTGATGATGATCGGCCTCTACATCGTGGTCGTGCGCGGCAACATGGTGAAGAAGCTTATCGGCCTCTCGATCTTTCAAACCTCGGTGTATCTGCTCTATATCGCGCCCGGAAAGATTATCGGCGGGACCGCTCCCATCATCGACCCGGCATTCAAACTCTACTCGAATCCCCTGCCTCATGTCCTGATCCTGACCGCCATCGTCGTCGGCATGGCCACGCTCGCGCTCGGCCTCGCGCTAGTTGTCCGCATCAACGAGGCCTACGGCACGATCGAGGAGGATGAGATCTTCGAAAGGGACCGCGAGACATGA